The Flavobacterium sp. 102 genomic interval CAGTTATTCATCAGGAAAATGAAAAAAGAAAAGTACTGGAAGCTTTGTTAAAAGAAAATCAATACCAGTTATTAACGGTAACCCGAAAAATAGCAGCAAGCAGCAAAAAGTATGAAGCTCATATAAGGATGTTGCAGTTGACAGACTTTTTAGCTTCCTCGCAGGAGATTACTGAACCAATGATAAACACCTTAAAGGCAATAGAAACAACAGCCAAAAAAGGGATAGATAAAACCGGATTGCCTTTATTAAAGTTCCGGATACATCAGGCTATTTTGGAAAAGGAAGCATTAGTGCTCAAAGCTGCTTTGGATGAAATATAATTTTAAATAACACGAAATTGGAACCCTTGATTTTTTATTTAAAATGGGTTTTCACTCAGAGCATTTTTATCATTAAACTCCTGAATCATTAGTATTCTTCCATAATAAGGATCGTTGAAAAATATTCTTCCGGTGCAATGGGTGTTTTTTGATTTGGGTTTGTATTTTATACTCCATACCATATTTTGCGGGTTTGACAAATATTGTAGGTATTCATCGCCATCAGATATTTCATCAATATTTACCTGAAAGTTGTTATGAGTGTAGATACTCAGCGAGACTGAATCATTTTCATTTTTTTTGACAATCTTAAAATAATTACTGCCAAGAACACAATGCGTTGATTGTCTTAATGAGGCTATTACTCTTTTTCTATGGACCACGTTTAGCAAATTGACATACAAGTTGTTTTTAAGAACCTCCAAATCATCTGATTGGA includes:
- a CDS encoding helix-turn-helix domain-containing protein translates to MEKRDNIRELLGITQLEMAMLLKISRAQWSMYESGKRSLPTAALILLGNIKMQLMNSEARDFKALPSVIHQENEKRKVLEALLKENQYQLLTVTRKIAASSKKYEAHIRMLQLTDFLASSQEITEPMINTLKAIETTAKKGIDKTGLPLLKFRIHQAILEKEALVLKAALDEI